One segment of Alistipes finegoldii DSM 17242 DNA contains the following:
- the mce gene encoding methylmalonyl-CoA epimerase, with protein sequence MKVSHIEHLGIAVKSLDEAIPYWENVLGLKCYAVEEVADQKVRTAFFMLGQTKIELLEPTSEESTIAKYIENRGVGIHHMALACENIEEQLADAEAKGIRLIDKTPRKGAEGMTIAFLHPKSTQGILTELCENKNK encoded by the coding sequence ATGAAAGTTTCTCATATCGAGCATCTTGGCATCGCGGTGAAGAGCCTCGATGAAGCAATTCCCTATTGGGAGAACGTTTTGGGCCTGAAGTGCTATGCCGTCGAAGAGGTCGCAGACCAGAAGGTCCGCACGGCGTTCTTCATGCTCGGTCAGACCAAGATCGAACTGCTGGAGCCCACTTCGGAGGAGTCTACCATCGCCAAGTACATCGAAAACCGCGGTGTCGGCATTCATCACATGGCGCTTGCCTGCGAGAATATCGAGGAGCAGCTCGCCGACGCCGAGGCCAAGGGCATCCGCCTGATCGACAAAACCCCGCGCAAGGGCGCCGAGGGCATGACCATCGCCTTCCTGCACCCCAAATCGACGCAGGGCATCCTCACCGAGCTTTGCGAGAATAAGAACAAATAG
- a CDS encoding acyl-CoA carboxylase subunit beta has product MSEIQNKINQLIENRATARLGGGQKRIDAQHAKGKFTARERIQMLLDEGSFEEFDMFVTHRCYDFGMDKSHTFGDGVVTGYGTIDGRLVYVFAQDFTVTAGSLSLSMSDKICKVMDMALRNGAPCIGINDSGGARIQEGVNALAGYANIFQRNVMSSGVIPQISAIFGPCAGGAVYSPALTDFIIMKKETSNMFLTGPKVVKTVTGEDVTQEQLGGATMHTTKSGVAQFAVDTEEEGIALIRKLISYMPQNNMEDAPLAVCTDKITRLEDSLNEIVPDSANKPYDMSEVIKAIVDNGEYLESAPGYAKNVITCFARFNGQSVGIVANQPKFMAGVLDINASRKAARFIRFCDAFNIPIVTLVDVPGFLPGTTQEYGGVITHGAKLLFAYCEATVPKVTVTLRKAYGGAYIVMSSKHIRGDINYAWPTAEIAVMGASGAVEVLYGKEVAAIESPEEKAKFVAEKEKEYNDKFSNPYNAARYGYIDDVIEPRNTRFRIIRALQSLSTKRLQNPAKKHSNIPL; this is encoded by the coding sequence ATGAGTGAAATTCAAAACAAAATCAACCAGCTCATCGAGAACCGTGCCACCGCACGTCTCGGAGGTGGTCAGAAGCGTATCGACGCCCAGCATGCCAAGGGCAAGTTCACGGCCCGCGAGCGTATCCAGATGCTGCTTGACGAAGGCTCATTCGAGGAGTTCGACATGTTCGTGACGCACCGCTGCTATGATTTCGGCATGGACAAGAGCCACACCTTCGGCGACGGCGTCGTAACGGGTTACGGTACGATCGACGGACGTCTGGTCTATGTCTTCGCACAGGACTTCACGGTAACGGCCGGTTCGCTGTCGCTGTCGATGTCGGACAAGATCTGCAAGGTGATGGACATGGCGCTGCGCAACGGCGCGCCCTGCATCGGCATCAACGATTCGGGCGGCGCCCGCATTCAGGAGGGTGTCAACGCGCTGGCCGGCTACGCCAACATTTTCCAGCGCAACGTGATGTCGTCGGGCGTGATCCCGCAGATTTCGGCCATCTTCGGCCCCTGCGCCGGCGGCGCCGTCTATTCGCCCGCGCTGACCGACTTCATCATCATGAAGAAGGAGACGTCGAACATGTTCCTCACGGGCCCGAAGGTCGTGAAGACCGTGACGGGCGAGGACGTGACGCAGGAGCAGCTGGGCGGCGCCACGATGCACACCACCAAATCGGGCGTGGCGCAGTTCGCCGTAGATACCGAGGAGGAGGGCATCGCGCTGATCCGCAAGCTCATTTCCTATATGCCGCAGAACAACATGGAGGACGCTCCGCTGGCGGTCTGCACCGACAAGATCACCCGTCTGGAGGATTCGCTCAACGAGATCGTTCCTGACAGCGCCAACAAGCCCTACGACATGTCGGAGGTCATCAAGGCGATCGTCGACAACGGCGAGTATCTGGAGTCGGCTCCCGGCTATGCCAAGAACGTCATCACCTGCTTCGCCCGTTTCAACGGCCAGAGCGTGGGCATCGTCGCCAACCAGCCCAAGTTCATGGCCGGCGTGCTCGATATCAATGCCAGCCGCAAGGCTGCGCGCTTCATCCGCTTCTGCGACGCGTTCAACATTCCGATCGTGACCCTCGTGGATGTTCCGGGCTTCCTGCCGGGTACGACGCAGGAGTACGGCGGCGTCATCACCCACGGCGCGAAACTGCTCTTCGCATACTGCGAGGCTACGGTGCCCAAGGTTACCGTTACGCTGCGCAAGGCTTACGGCGGCGCCTATATCGTGATGTCGTCGAAGCATATCCGCGGTGACATCAACTACGCATGGCCGACGGCCGAGATCGCCGTGATGGGCGCCAGCGGTGCCGTCGAGGTGCTCTACGGCAAGGAGGTCGCAGCGATCGAATCGCCCGAAGAGAAAGCCAAGTTCGTGGCCGAAAAGGAGAAGGAGTACAACGACAAGTTCTCGAACCCCTACAACGCCGCCCGCTACGGCTATATCGACGATGTGATCGAGCCGCGCAACACGCGTTTCCGCATCATCCGCGCCCTGCAGTCGCTCTCTACCAAACGCCTGCAGAACCCGGCCAAGAAACACTCTAACATTCCGTTGTAG
- a CDS encoding OadG family protein, which translates to MKRAILTAGLLFAALAASAKGADTILDKDPVGIYVTIVSVVTVLSALIVLFLLIQLFAKVMVKSAQKKAAKSKTRGILVDDMKVSVPAGCDSVVNGEIIAAIALAVKLNKAEMHDRESDVITINKVARVYSPWSSKIHGLTPMPERIRK; encoded by the coding sequence ATGAAGCGTGCGATTTTAACAGCAGGATTGCTCTTCGCGGCTCTGGCTGCTTCGGCTAAAGGCGCCGATACGATCCTCGACAAGGACCCCGTCGGCATCTACGTTACGATCGTTTCGGTGGTGACGGTGCTTTCGGCGCTGATCGTCCTCTTTCTGCTGATCCAGCTTTTCGCCAAAGTCATGGTGAAGAGCGCGCAGAAGAAGGCCGCCAAGTCGAAGACCCGCGGCATACTGGTCGACGACATGAAGGTCTCGGTGCCTGCGGGCTGCGACAGCGTGGTCAACGGCGAGATCATCGCCGCCATCGCGCTGGCCGTGAAGCTCAACAAGGCCGAGATGCACGACCGTGAGAGCGACGTGATTACTATCAACAAGGTGGCGCGCGTCTACTCGCCGTGGAGCTCGAAAATCCACGGTCTGACCCCGATGCCCGAACGAATCAGAAAATAA
- a CDS encoding biotin/lipoyl-containing protein, with amino-acid sequence MKEYNFKINGNDYTVGIEILNDTEADVIVNGASYSVEVLDTTVKPSVAAKPQVAAVPASHPVQPSTVPVTKPAAAAPAAAGESPVKSPLPGVILDIRIKEGDTVAVGQTLVVLEAMKMENNIDSDRAGVVKSIKVNRGDSVLEGDVLITLG; translated from the coding sequence ATGAAAGAATACAATTTCAAGATCAACGGTAACGACTACACCGTCGGCATCGAGATTCTCAACGACACCGAGGCCGATGTGATCGTCAACGGCGCCTCCTATTCGGTCGAGGTGCTCGACACGACCGTGAAACCCAGCGTGGCGGCCAAACCTCAGGTGGCGGCCGTTCCCGCTTCGCATCCCGTGCAGCCTTCGACCGTTCCGGTTACGAAGCCTGCCGCGGCGGCTCCTGCGGCTGCGGGCGAGTCGCCCGTGAAAAGCCCGCTGCCGGGCGTCATCCTCGACATCCGGATCAAGGAGGGCGACACGGTGGCCGTCGGCCAGACGCTGGTGGTGCTCGAAGCCATGAAGATGGAGAACAATATCGACAGCGACCGCGCCGGCGTTGTCAAGTCGATCAAAGTCAACCGCGGCGACTCCGTGCTGGAGGGCGACGTGCTCATAACTCTCGGATAG
- a CDS encoding sodium ion-translocating decarboxylase subunit beta, translated as MLDFLSSSFLGESVSKFVHETGFAQLFLQEGGYKYLIMIAVGCFFLYLAIKHKFEPMLLVPIGFGIIIGNIPMVTGHGIGIYEEGSVLNYLYFGVRYGVYPPLIFLGVGAMTDFSSLISNPKLMLIGAAAQIGIFAAYMGALALGFPANEAGSIAIIGGADGPTAIFLTSRLAPEYMGAIAICAYSYMALVPVIQPPVMRLLTSSRERLIKMRPPRAVSSTEKILFPIIGFLLTTFVVPDAIPLLGMLFLGNLLKESGVVKRLATTASNQLIDIMTILIGITVGASTQASVFLTPKTLGIFVLGACSFFIATMGGVLFVKLMNLFLKEGNKINPLIGNAGVSAVPAAARVSQDMGIRYDRSNYLLMHAMGPNVAGVVGSAVAAGILLSFLG; from the coding sequence ATGTTAGACTTCCTTTCATCGTCGTTCCTCGGCGAAAGCGTATCCAAGTTCGTGCACGAGACGGGATTTGCGCAGCTCTTCCTGCAGGAGGGCGGCTACAAGTACCTCATCATGATCGCCGTGGGGTGCTTCTTCCTCTATCTTGCCATCAAACACAAGTTCGAGCCTATGCTTCTGGTGCCGATCGGCTTCGGTATCATCATCGGCAATATCCCGATGGTGACCGGCCACGGAATCGGCATCTATGAGGAAGGCTCGGTGCTCAACTACCTCTATTTCGGCGTCCGTTACGGCGTCTACCCGCCGCTGATCTTCCTCGGCGTGGGCGCCATGACCGACTTCTCGTCGCTGATTTCGAACCCCAAGCTGATGCTTATCGGCGCTGCTGCGCAGATCGGTATCTTCGCGGCCTACATGGGCGCTCTGGCGCTCGGATTCCCGGCCAATGAGGCCGGTTCGATCGCCATCATCGGCGGCGCCGACGGTCCTACGGCCATCTTCCTGACGAGCCGTCTGGCTCCGGAGTACATGGGCGCCATAGCTATCTGCGCCTATTCGTACATGGCTCTCGTACCGGTCATCCAGCCGCCCGTGATGCGTCTGCTGACCTCGTCGCGCGAACGCCTTATCAAGATGCGTCCGCCGCGTGCCGTCTCCTCCACCGAGAAGATTCTCTTCCCGATCATCGGTTTCCTGCTGACGACGTTCGTCGTGCCTGACGCGATTCCGCTGCTGGGTATGCTCTTCTTGGGCAACCTTCTGAAGGAGTCGGGTGTGGTGAAGCGTCTGGCCACCACGGCCAGCAACCAGCTGATCGACATCATGACGATCCTGATCGGCATCACGGTGGGAGCTTCGACGCAGGCGTCGGTCTTCCTGACTCCCAAGACGCTGGGTATCTTCGTGCTGGGTGCATGCTCGTTCTTCATCGCCACGATGGGCGGCGTGCTGTTCGTCAAGTTGATGAACCTCTTCCTGAAGGAGGGCAACAAGATCAACCCGTTGATCGGCAATGCTGGCGTTTCGGCCGTTCCGGCCGCCGCGCGCGTGTCGCAGGATATGGGTATCCGCTACGACCGTTCGAACTACCTGCTGATGCACGCCATGGGTCCCAATGTGGCCGGTGTGGTCGGGTCGGCAGTCGCCGCAGGTATTCTGCTCTCGTTCCTCGGATAG
- a CDS encoding DUF3592 domain-containing protein, protein MNRVKWILLGVCLFGMLIGAAVAYSGYVKKRLDADGAETRAVLTASFSRTECVGYRPGYRGRMHRNFREKRTVYYFRYRFRVGGTDYTGKVRKTENLMTARIGDSVVVRYLPDDPDVHRLVRSEGGKYRVIRPRPRSRARRSAS, encoded by the coding sequence ATGAACCGGGTGAAGTGGATATTGCTGGGGGTATGTCTCTTCGGGATGCTGATCGGGGCGGCCGTGGCGTATTCCGGCTATGTGAAAAAGCGGCTGGATGCCGATGGGGCGGAGACCCGTGCGGTGCTCACCGCGAGTTTTTCGCGGACCGAATGCGTCGGATACCGGCCCGGATACCGGGGACGGATGCACCGCAATTTCCGTGAAAAGCGCACCGTCTATTATTTCAGATACCGGTTCAGGGTGGGCGGGACCGATTATACCGGCAAGGTCCGCAAAACGGAAAATCTCATGACGGCCCGCATCGGCGATTCGGTCGTCGTGCGTTATCTGCCGGACGATCCCGACGTACATCGCTTGGTCCGCAGCGAGGGCGGCAAATACAGGGTGATACGGCCCCGGCCGCGCAGCCGCGCCCGTCGTTCGGCATCCTGA
- the rplM gene encoding 50S ribosomal protein L13 has translation MDSLSYKTISANASTVTKEWIVIDATNEVLGRLASQIAKILRGKNKPSYTPHVDCGDYVIVINAEKVKLTGNKMTEKVYTRHTGYPGGQRFATPADYLAKKPTFIVEKAVKGMLPRTRLGAALLKNLKVYAGSEHPHAAQNPKTIKLNEIK, from the coding sequence GTGGATTCATTAAGCTACAAGACTATCTCGGCCAATGCATCGACGGTGACCAAGGAATGGATCGTCATCGACGCTACGAACGAGGTATTGGGACGTCTTGCATCGCAGATCGCGAAGATCCTCCGAGGCAAGAACAAGCCCAGCTACACGCCCCACGTGGATTGCGGTGACTACGTCATCGTCATCAATGCGGAGAAGGTGAAGCTCACGGGCAACAAGATGACCGAGAAGGTCTACACGCGTCACACCGGATATCCCGGCGGCCAGCGTTTCGCTACCCCGGCCGACTATCTGGCAAAGAAACCGACGTTCATCGTCGAAAAAGCAGTCAAGGGCATGCTGCCCCGCACCCGTCTGGGCGCCGCCCTGCTCAAAAACCTGAAGGTATACGCCGGCTCGGAGCATCCGCACGCCGCGCAGAACCCGAAGACCATTAAATTAAACGAGATTAAGTAA
- the rpsI gene encoding 30S ribosomal protein S9, with translation MEVVNTVGRRKAAVARVYVKPGKGQITINRKALEVYFPLEILQYQVKQPLLATNTVENYDIAINLDGGGITGQASAARLGIARALCEIDAEMRPVLKKAGFLTRDPREVERKKPGQPGARRKFQFSKR, from the coding sequence ATGGAAGTTGTAAACACCGTAGGTCGTCGTAAGGCCGCTGTGGCTCGCGTATACGTGAAGCCGGGTAAGGGTCAGATTACAATCAACCGCAAAGCGCTTGAAGTTTACTTCCCGCTCGAAATTCTCCAGTATCAGGTGAAGCAGCCGCTGCTGGCTACCAACACCGTGGAGAATTACGACATCGCCATCAACCTCGATGGCGGAGGTATCACGGGACAGGCTTCGGCCGCTCGCTTGGGCATCGCACGCGCATTGTGCGAAATCGACGCCGAGATGCGTCCGGTACTGAAGAAGGCCGGATTCCTCACGCGCGATCCCCGCGAGGTTGAGCGTAAGAAGCCCGGTCAGCCCGGAGCACGCCGCAAGTTCCAGTTCAGCAAGCGTTAA
- the rpsB gene encoding 30S ribosomal protein S2, which yields MSRTDFNTLLEAGAHFGHLKRKWNPKMAPYIFMEKNGIHIIDLHKTVLKIDEAAAAIKQIAKSGRRVLFVATKKQAKEIVAEKVAAVGMPYVTERWAGGMLTNFPTIRKAVKKMSTIDKMNSDGTFDNFSKREKLQIARQRAKLEKNLGSIADLTRLPAALFVVDVQKESNAVKEAKRLSIPVFAMVDTCCDPTDIDYVIPANDDATKSIAVVLDAMCSAIAEGTEERKLEKEKEAQEAEAGADAPVKKEGKPRIKKAVKAAIDAEEAAVADVVAAVETPFEEPAEVAAEEAAVVAEEAAAVAAEEVAEAKAE from the coding sequence ATGTCACGTACAGATTTTAATACATTACTGGAAGCCGGTGCGCACTTCGGTCACCTGAAGCGCAAATGGAACCCTAAAATGGCTCCTTACATCTTCATGGAGAAGAACGGCATCCACATCATCGACCTGCACAAGACCGTGCTGAAGATCGATGAGGCCGCTGCAGCCATCAAGCAGATCGCCAAGAGCGGTCGCCGCGTGCTGTTCGTAGCCACCAAGAAACAAGCTAAGGAGATCGTTGCCGAAAAGGTGGCAGCCGTCGGTATGCCTTACGTTACGGAACGTTGGGCCGGCGGTATGCTGACAAACTTCCCCACCATACGTAAAGCCGTCAAGAAAATGTCGACCATCGACAAGATGAACAGCGACGGCACGTTCGATAATTTTTCCAAGCGCGAGAAACTCCAGATCGCACGCCAGCGCGCGAAACTTGAGAAGAACCTCGGTTCCATCGCCGACCTGACGCGCCTTCCGGCCGCCCTGTTCGTCGTTGACGTACAGAAGGAGTCGAATGCGGTAAAAGAGGCCAAGCGCCTGAGCATCCCCGTATTTGCAATGGTAGACACTTGTTGTGATCCGACCGACATTGATTACGTTATCCCTGCAAATGACGATGCCACCAAATCGATTGCCGTAGTGCTCGATGCCATGTGCAGCGCTATCGCCGAAGGTACCGAAGAGCGCAAGCTCGAAAAGGAGAAGGAGGCGCAGGAGGCTGAGGCCGGTGCCGACGCTCCCGTGAAGAAGGAGGGCAAACCCCGCATCAAGAAAGCCGTGAAGGCCGCTATCGATGCCGAGGAGGCCGCCGTAGCCGACGTCGTAGCCGCTGTCGAGACTCCGTTCGAGGAGCCTGCTGAGGTTGCGGCCGAAGAAGCTGCCGTTGTTGCCGAGGAGGCCGCTGCGGTTGCAGCCGAGGAGGTTGCCGAGGCCAAGGCCGAGTAA
- the tsf gene encoding translation elongation factor Ts, whose amino-acid sequence MEIKAADVMKLRKMTGAGMMDCKKALIEAEGDFARAQDIIREKGKLVVAKRADRTATEGVVVTKIVGQKAYILCLACETDFVAQNAEYTASAEAMLEVAVNSDAADRDALMAAKNAEGHTVEEMVTEKSGQTGEKIELAYYARIEAPYCAAYVHFNKKLGTILGFNKEVPAEVAHTVAMQATAMAPVSISEADCPAEVVEHERKIAVEAMKQDPKNANKPEAILEKIAEGKMRKFFEENTLLAQAVVGEKESIADFIHKADKEATVIAYKRFALGE is encoded by the coding sequence ATGGAAATCAAAGCTGCTGATGTAATGAAGCTCCGCAAGATGACCGGTGCCGGTATGATGGACTGCAAGAAAGCCCTGATCGAAGCCGAAGGTGACTTTGCACGCGCTCAGGACATTATCCGCGAGAAAGGTAAGCTCGTCGTTGCCAAGCGTGCCGACCGCACCGCTACCGAGGGTGTCGTCGTTACGAAGATCGTAGGTCAGAAGGCCTATATCCTCTGCTTGGCGTGCGAGACCGACTTCGTGGCTCAGAATGCAGAATATACCGCTTCGGCCGAGGCGATGCTGGAGGTTGCCGTAAACAGCGACGCCGCAGACCGCGACGCCCTGATGGCTGCCAAGAACGCCGAAGGCCACACCGTCGAGGAGATGGTGACCGAGAAATCGGGGCAGACGGGTGAGAAGATCGAGCTGGCATACTATGCCCGCATCGAGGCTCCCTACTGCGCTGCTTACGTACACTTCAACAAGAAGCTCGGTACGATCCTCGGCTTCAACAAGGAGGTTCCGGCAGAGGTTGCCCACACCGTCGCCATGCAGGCCACGGCTATGGCTCCCGTGTCGATCTCGGAGGCCGACTGCCCCGCAGAGGTTGTGGAGCATGAGCGCAAGATCGCCGTCGAGGCGATGAAGCAGGACCCCAAGAACGCCAACAAGCCCGAAGCCATCCTTGAGAAGATCGCCGAAGGCAAGATGCGCAAGTTCTTCGAGGAGAACACGCTGCTGGCTCAGGCCGTAGTGGGCGAGAAAGAGTCGATCGCCGACTTCATCCACAAGGCAGACAAAGAGGCGACGGTTATCGCTTACAAGCGTTTCGCACTGGGCGAATAA
- a CDS encoding ATP-binding cassette domain-containing protein codes for MNEIIGIIPHKFRRRGFGMACTLLLRAGLNFLGLAVLLPVLALALDARSLDGGGQLARIYTALGFTSPRSFALTVCAAVVAVIVLKCLTNLWLARIERNYIYDLYRTLSRRLYVTYHDRGLPFVKSSNSAVLARNVNVVCLAFTAGVLKPAAAIAAEALLLALLFGALLWYAPVAAVLTVAVFLPSIWIYYGLVRNRINRYGELENKAQREKARLVAETFRGYADIEINNAFPMMLRSFDRAMDQVIRTRLRETAIGMLPQAFTEIGLALGMALLVALSLGAEEGRAQLLFGVFAVAALRLMPSVRSIMAGWTSIKYNRYTIAVLRDATAGDEPSSASPDTLSGAAERAGKGPHTDAAAIPPSEYSAAESGETARGRRTAPDKRTASGRQTAPYGQTAPAKQPCTAKSTKSVSAGGTSGACASEILSFEHEIAVRNLGFRFADDGHELFRGLTLSIRKGERIGIRGASGAGKTTLFNLLLGLYEPTGGEITIDGTPLTAANRRAWQNRIGYVSQNLFIADGSFAANVALGVPDDEIDRGRVAEALEAARLGEFVAGLSKGMDTHVGECGCRLSGGQRQRIGIARALYRRADVLFFDEATSALDSRTEEEINRSVAELAARDKGLTLVVIAHRESSLEYCTRIITIGE; via the coding sequence ATGAACGAAATCATCGGCATCATACCGCACAAATTCCGCCGCAGGGGCTTCGGCATGGCCTGCACGCTGCTGCTGCGCGCAGGGCTGAACTTCCTCGGACTGGCCGTGCTGCTGCCCGTGCTGGCGCTGGCGCTCGACGCCCGGAGTCTCGACGGCGGCGGGCAGCTGGCCCGCATCTACACGGCGCTGGGCTTCACGTCGCCGCGCAGTTTCGCGCTGACGGTCTGCGCCGCCGTGGTGGCCGTTATCGTCCTCAAATGCCTGACAAATCTCTGGCTGGCGCGCATCGAGCGCAACTACATCTACGACCTCTACCGCACCCTTTCGCGGCGGCTCTACGTCACCTACCACGACCGGGGACTGCCGTTCGTCAAGTCGTCGAACTCGGCCGTGCTGGCCCGCAACGTCAATGTCGTCTGTCTGGCCTTCACGGCCGGCGTGCTGAAACCCGCCGCCGCCATCGCCGCCGAAGCGCTGCTGCTGGCGCTGCTTTTCGGGGCGCTGCTCTGGTACGCGCCCGTTGCGGCGGTTCTGACCGTTGCGGTCTTCCTGCCTTCGATCTGGATCTATTACGGCTTGGTGCGCAACCGCATCAACCGCTACGGCGAGCTGGAAAACAAGGCCCAGCGCGAAAAGGCGCGGCTCGTGGCCGAGACCTTCCGCGGCTATGCCGACATCGAGATCAACAACGCCTTCCCGATGATGCTCCGTTCGTTCGACCGGGCGATGGATCAGGTGATTCGCACGCGCCTGCGCGAAACGGCGATCGGCATGCTTCCGCAGGCCTTTACCGAAATCGGGCTGGCGCTGGGCATGGCCCTGCTGGTCGCGCTGAGTCTGGGCGCGGAAGAAGGACGCGCACAGCTGCTTTTCGGCGTCTTCGCCGTAGCCGCGCTGCGCCTGATGCCTTCGGTGCGCAGCATCATGGCGGGCTGGACCTCGATCAAGTACAACCGCTACACGATCGCCGTCCTGCGCGACGCAACGGCCGGGGACGAACCTTCCTCCGCATCGCCGGACACGCTCTCCGGAGCCGCCGAGAGAGCCGGGAAAGGCCCCCATACTGATGCCGCCGCTATCCCGCCGTCGGAATACTCCGCGGCGGAGAGCGGCGAGACCGCCCGCGGCAGGCGAACGGCTCCGGACAAACGAACCGCATCCGGCAGACAAACGGCTCCTTACGGCCAAACAGCCCCGGCCAAACAGCCCTGCACCGCAAAATCAACGAAATCCGTTTCGGCCGGCGGCACATCCGGAGCATGCGCGTCCGAAATACTGTCTTTCGAACATGAAATCGCCGTCCGCAACCTCGGCTTCCGCTTCGCGGACGACGGGCACGAGCTTTTCCGCGGCCTTACGCTCTCGATCCGCAAGGGCGAACGCATCGGCATCCGCGGCGCATCGGGCGCAGGGAAAACGACGCTTTTCAACCTGCTGCTGGGACTTTACGAACCGACCGGGGGCGAAATAACGATCGACGGCACGCCCCTCACCGCCGCCAACCGCCGCGCATGGCAAAACCGCATCGGCTACGTCTCGCAAAACCTTTTCATCGCCGACGGAAGCTTCGCGGCCAACGTCGCGCTGGGCGTTCCCGACGACGAAATCGACCGCGGCCGCGTAGCCGAAGCGCTGGAAGCCGCCCGGCTCGGAGAGTTCGTCGCGGGACTTTCCAAAGGCATGGACACCCATGTCGGCGAATGCGGCTGCCGCCTTTCGGGCGGACAGCGCCAGCGCATCGGCATCGCCCGCGCGCTCTACCGTCGGGCCGACGTGCTCTTCTTCGACGAGGCGACCTCGGCGCTCGACAGCCGCACCGAGGAGGAGATCAACCGTTCGGTCGCCGAGCTGGCGGCGCGCGACAAGGGGCTGACGCTGGTGGTTATCGCCCACCGCGAAAGTTCGCTCGAATACTGCACCCGAATCATCACAATAGGAGAATAA